From the genome of Pseudobacteriovorax antillogorgiicola, one region includes:
- a CDS encoding DUF1993 family protein, whose amino-acid sequence MTLSMYQASVPPVIHGFANLINILNKGQEYADAKGIDPSVLLGSRLYPNMFPLLRQVQIGTDIPRRGIARLAGVEPSKREDNETSFQDLIDRVNDAKSYISDFTPDQIDGSEARVIEVPLRKETMTFQGQSFLLSFLLPNFYFHITTAYNILRHNGVELGKGDFLGALK is encoded by the coding sequence ATGACACTATCTATGTACCAAGCTTCTGTGCCGCCGGTTATCCATGGGTTTGCCAACCTCATCAATATCTTGAATAAAGGCCAGGAGTATGCTGATGCCAAGGGCATCGATCCTTCCGTTCTCCTTGGTAGTCGTCTCTACCCTAATATGTTTCCACTGTTGAGACAGGTTCAGATTGGAACCGACATACCGCGACGGGGGATTGCGAGACTCGCTGGGGTGGAGCCAAGCAAACGGGAGGATAACGAGACCAGCTTTCAAGACCTCATCGATAGGGTGAATGATGCCAAGAGCTACATTAGTGACTTCACTCCAGACCAGATCGATGGCTCTGAAGCAAGAGTTATCGAAGTGCCTCTTCGCAAAGAAACAATGACCTTTCAGGGCCAGTCATTTCTTCTTTCCTTCTTGCTACCCAATTTTTACTTTCATATAACCACTGCCTACAACATTCTTCGTCATAATGGGGTTGAGCTTGGTAAGGGAGACTTTCTCGGTGCTCTCAAATAA
- a CDS encoding Bax inhibitor-1/YccA family protein: MRSGNPALKQDTFSVPYSQRSTDVMTLNGTVNKCFISGMILLIAAMFVWERFFGQAEPVPPMGYIWGGSIGGFIVALVTIFKKQWSPYTVPLYAGLEGLFLGGISAMFELRFPGIVVQAVGLTMMVFIALLMAYKSGLIKATENFKLGITAATGGIALFYLLQIILGFFGVTVPYIHESGAIGIGFSLFVVVIAALNLVMDFDFIEAGAESGAPKYMEWFGAFGLLVTLIWLYLEILRLLSKLQSRD; this comes from the coding sequence ATGAGATCGGGAAATCCGGCATTAAAACAAGACACGTTTTCAGTTCCCTACTCCCAGAGAAGCACAGATGTCATGACTCTGAATGGAACTGTTAATAAGTGCTTCATATCTGGAATGATTCTGCTGATTGCCGCCATGTTTGTCTGGGAGCGTTTTTTCGGTCAGGCGGAACCAGTCCCTCCTATGGGCTATATCTGGGGAGGTTCGATTGGAGGGTTTATCGTTGCCCTGGTTACCATATTCAAGAAGCAGTGGTCGCCATATACAGTGCCTCTCTATGCGGGTCTTGAAGGGCTATTTCTTGGTGGTATTTCAGCAATGTTTGAGCTTAGGTTCCCTGGAATTGTCGTTCAGGCGGTAGGGCTCACGATGATGGTGTTTATTGCCCTTCTGATGGCTTATAAATCTGGTTTGATCAAGGCGACGGAAAATTTCAAGTTGGGAATTACAGCTGCTACTGGTGGTATCGCCTTGTTTTACTTGCTGCAGATTATTTTAGGGTTTTTTGGTGTTACAGTCCCTTATATCCATGAGTCAGGAGCCATAGGAATCGGTTTCAGTTTATTCGTTGTGGTCATTGCAGCATTGAATCTTGTCATGGACTTCGATTTTATTGAAGCAGGTGCCGAAAGCGGTGCTCCAAAATACATGGAGTGGTTCGGTGCATTTGGCTTGCTTGTCACTCTCATCTGGTTATATCTAGAAATCCTGAGACTCTTGTCTAAGTTGCAAAGCCGTGACTAA
- a CDS encoding CAP domain-containing protein, with translation MKPYLTLTLLSLIVACGSNNGPSNDEAPDGTAPQADLVESKNCESVTCQAEAEVLRALNQKRTELGLAPLSWSEELSYGARVWSDQQASASQISHDGFPERRLHSIQSMYPDFEEFLSAENVAMTYSSSAEGLAIGQQFFQMWWNSKGHQQNMLGNHSSIGVGIVAKGNGYYGTQLFFY, from the coding sequence ATGAAACCTTATCTTACACTTACCCTTCTTAGCCTGATCGTCGCATGCGGTTCAAATAACGGTCCTAGCAACGATGAGGCTCCTGATGGGACGGCTCCTCAGGCAGACCTCGTAGAGAGCAAAAACTGCGAGTCAGTCACATGCCAGGCAGAGGCAGAAGTTTTACGCGCTCTGAACCAGAAACGAACTGAGCTAGGGCTTGCCCCACTCTCTTGGTCAGAAGAACTTAGTTACGGTGCACGGGTATGGTCCGACCAGCAGGCGTCTGCTAGCCAAATCTCCCATGATGGTTTTCCAGAGCGAAGGCTTCACTCCATTCAATCAATGTACCCAGATTTTGAAGAGTTCCTTTCCGCTGAAAACGTTGCTATGACCTACTCCTCCTCTGCAGAGGGACTAGCCATTGGTCAGCAGTTTTTCCAAATGTGGTGGAATAGCAAGGGCCATCAGCAAAATATGCTTGGCAACCATAGTTCTATCGGGGTGGGCATCGTCGCCAAAGGTAATGGGTACTACGGCACCCAACTTTTCTTTTACTAA
- a CDS encoding 7TM diverse intracellular signaling domain-containing protein: MPPIYRVMLSILAISYLFRTNWAVAQSHNVVKGVADLRSSDFSDGKVIPLSGQWEFYWQQLVPGVAVDDLSDIDSKDFIEVPGSWGRSDQRSTYGYGTYRIRVDLDKIQTLAIRWPTIYSSARIFIDDLKILDIGKVADKPDQHIMQLSERAISFQPENPSFYLTIQVTNYDMFLAGLAKATIEIGSPEVIFAKNEKITASTMFLIGCLFMMGIYHFCLFALRRKSKSAAYFGASCLLIAAYTLVARGRPIIVFLPHITSKEQIFLFNLWLLSIPSFLYFTNEIIPRSIPRRFIQSVAWFKGVYLASIFVLETKVFLNLSVIAQVVALISMIFIFKASIKGVFQRIEGARLFLMGLLVLLISTVNDMALARALIQSIPLGATGLFAFIFCQSFLLAKRFSNAFTRVSRSERKIRQLSGDLKSERDHVIQLNETLEQRVEEQTRDIRSFMTNLEMGIFAIQGDSLEIHGDISDHMKVLFDAESFEGVNICSLLFEQSHLDSNEQNLAKNVLVAAMGEDLLAFETNSHGLPYEVERQNKNGESQILELSWNPIVNDDDIVNKILVTVRDVTLIRSLEEEALTKEEDLQFIGELLNIDPAKFRRFIDDCYEFVSENRKLINSKSIQEKDMEALKVLFINMHTMKGAARSLYLKKMTQVFHETEQYYATLQTDANIEWSIDKMNSDLDEVVDIIRSYENLSKNKLGRDFDGEPHIEFSESEVEKMLHLMTRFENEEPISLGNDHLSLHKTIFERLYLRRQQVIAESCQVLPALAKDLGKNNPRLMIEDNEIYMNSVGEDILRKVFVHILRNSMDHGIEPPDVRSAIGKDPVGNISIRMTWETSKVTISYRDDGAGLDLQKISKMAIHRGVLSEDNAGTPYQVAQCIFNAGFSTAKQVNDISGRGVGMGAIKKFIEDAEGTIEISLDQPIAGRQNRSFAFLIELPQNLFARYKDFKGQQNVA; the protein is encoded by the coding sequence TTGCCACCAATATACCGGGTAATGCTATCGATTTTAGCGATTAGCTACCTGTTCCGAACGAACTGGGCCGTGGCCCAAAGCCACAATGTTGTCAAAGGAGTCGCTGACCTAAGGTCTTCGGATTTTTCCGACGGCAAGGTGATTCCATTATCCGGGCAGTGGGAGTTCTATTGGCAGCAATTGGTACCCGGAGTGGCCGTTGATGACCTTTCAGATATAGATTCTAAGGATTTTATTGAGGTTCCGGGAAGTTGGGGGCGATCTGATCAACGGAGCACCTATGGCTATGGTACCTATCGAATCCGGGTAGATCTTGACAAGATTCAAACTCTAGCGATTCGTTGGCCCACAATTTACTCATCAGCTAGGATCTTCATCGACGATCTTAAAATTCTAGATATTGGCAAAGTTGCAGACAAACCTGACCAACACATAATGCAATTGTCAGAACGAGCGATTAGCTTTCAACCCGAGAATCCCTCATTTTACTTAACGATACAAGTAACTAACTATGATATGTTCCTTGCTGGCTTAGCCAAGGCGACCATCGAAATCGGTTCACCCGAAGTCATATTTGCTAAGAATGAGAAGATAACCGCGTCGACTATGTTCCTAATCGGCTGCCTTTTTATGATGGGGATCTATCATTTTTGCTTGTTTGCACTTCGTCGTAAATCAAAATCTGCCGCTTACTTTGGAGCAAGCTGTCTTTTAATCGCTGCTTACACCTTGGTCGCAAGGGGTCGGCCCATAATCGTGTTTCTTCCCCACATTACGTCCAAAGAGCAAATTTTTCTGTTCAATCTATGGCTTCTCTCAATTCCCTCATTTCTATATTTTACCAACGAAATTATCCCTCGGTCCATCCCGAGACGATTTATACAATCAGTCGCCTGGTTTAAAGGGGTCTATCTCGCTTCTATATTTGTTCTTGAGACTAAGGTCTTCTTAAACTTGTCCGTCATCGCTCAGGTTGTAGCCCTCATTAGTATGATATTTATATTTAAAGCATCCATCAAAGGCGTGTTTCAGAGAATCGAAGGGGCTCGGCTATTTCTTATGGGACTCCTTGTGTTACTAATTTCTACAGTGAACGACATGGCATTAGCGAGAGCCCTGATCCAGTCTATCCCTCTTGGAGCTACCGGCCTCTTCGCCTTCATCTTTTGCCAATCATTTTTATTGGCAAAAAGATTTTCAAATGCTTTTACAAGGGTTAGCCGCTCGGAGCGCAAGATTCGTCAGCTTTCTGGCGACCTCAAGAGTGAGCGTGACCATGTGATACAGCTCAATGAAACCTTAGAGCAACGTGTCGAAGAGCAAACGAGGGATATCCGCTCATTCATGACCAACCTTGAAATGGGAATATTTGCCATTCAAGGAGACAGTTTGGAGATTCATGGCGATATCTCAGATCACATGAAAGTCCTATTTGATGCTGAAAGCTTCGAAGGCGTGAATATTTGTAGCCTGCTTTTTGAACAGAGTCACCTTGATTCCAATGAACAGAATCTGGCTAAAAATGTTCTCGTAGCAGCAATGGGAGAAGATCTCTTGGCTTTTGAAACCAATAGCCACGGCCTACCTTATGAAGTAGAGCGCCAAAACAAAAACGGTGAATCTCAGATTTTAGAACTCTCTTGGAACCCCATTGTCAACGACGACGATATTGTCAACAAGATCCTAGTTACAGTACGAGACGTAACCCTTATACGATCCTTAGAAGAAGAAGCCCTAACTAAAGAAGAAGACCTTCAGTTCATAGGCGAGCTATTGAACATAGATCCTGCAAAATTCAGGCGTTTTATAGATGACTGTTATGAGTTTGTCAGCGAAAATAGAAAGCTTATTAACTCAAAAAGTATACAAGAAAAAGATATGGAAGCCCTCAAGGTTCTATTTATCAATATGCATACTATGAAAGGAGCCGCAAGATCTCTGTACCTCAAAAAGATGACACAGGTATTCCATGAAACTGAACAATACTATGCAACCTTGCAAACAGATGCAAACATTGAATGGAGCATCGATAAGATGAACTCCGACCTTGACGAGGTCGTCGATATCATTCGGTCATACGAGAACTTGAGTAAGAATAAGCTAGGAAGGGATTTCGATGGTGAGCCACACATCGAATTTAGCGAGTCTGAAGTAGAAAAGATGCTTCACCTTATGACTCGATTCGAAAACGAAGAACCTATCAGCCTAGGCAATGATCACCTCTCCTTGCACAAGACGATATTTGAGCGGCTATATCTTAGACGCCAGCAAGTGATCGCAGAATCGTGCCAAGTTCTTCCCGCTCTGGCTAAGGACTTAGGCAAAAACAATCCGCGACTGATGATAGAAGACAATGAAATTTACATGAACTCCGTTGGTGAAGATATTCTTCGCAAGGTATTCGTCCATATTCTCAGAAATTCTATGGACCATGGCATTGAACCTCCTGATGTCAGGAGTGCCATTGGTAAAGATCCCGTCGGCAACATTTCCATAAGGATGACTTGGGAAACCTCAAAAGTCACCATCAGCTATCGCGACGATGGAGCTGGCCTTGACTTACAAAAGATTTCTAAAATGGCCATCCATCGAGGTGTCCTGAGCGAAGACAATGCAGGAACACCATACCAAGTAGCACAGTGTATTTTCAACGCTGGATTCTCAACCGCCAAGCAAGTGAACGATATTTCAGGTCGGGGAGTGGGCATGGGTGCCATTAAGAAGTTCATCGAAGATGCTGAAGGCACCATCGAGATCAGTCTCGACCAACCTATCGCCGGGAGACAAAATCGCTCTTTCGCCTTTCTCATTGAACTTCCTCAGAATCTCTTCGCCCGTTATAAAGATTTCAAAGGCCAGCAAAACGTCGCATAG
- a CDS encoding YqaA family protein, giving the protein MARRHREVWLMAGMLTLGSVLGGIAAYGLAYSMFEPILEPILKYFELLKEFEGIKADLEDQCYWSLFLVGVTPVPFQLGTLSAGLIGMRLDGFIAVIAISRGIRYFGLAALVRVFGSRLEKILDRYETPLMIGFLLIFVGLIVYSLAS; this is encoded by the coding sequence ATGGCTCGCCGTCATCGAGAAGTATGGCTGATGGCTGGAATGCTGACTCTTGGATCTGTTCTAGGTGGAATTGCTGCTTATGGACTTGCCTATTCGATGTTCGAGCCTATTCTAGAGCCTATCCTTAAATACTTTGAGCTGTTGAAAGAATTTGAGGGGATAAAAGCCGATTTAGAGGACCAATGCTACTGGTCTCTTTTTCTCGTTGGAGTGACTCCTGTTCCGTTCCAGTTGGGGACTTTATCAGCTGGACTGATCGGCATGAGGCTTGACGGCTTTATTGCTGTGATTGCGATCTCTAGAGGGATTCGTTACTTTGGGCTTGCTGCCCTTGTTCGGGTGTTTGGCTCTAGATTAGAGAAAATATTAGATCGCTACGAAACGCCTCTGATGATAGGGTTTTTGCTGATTTTTGTGGGTCTGATAGTCTATTCTTTGGCCTCGTGA
- a CDS encoding sterol desaturase family protein, with protein MDFLFNLDSLKVFGLFFLLGSQILDVYLSFRSHRIKISRGETLANYKVMALYLGARLLILDALAFFMWSGLNQWSPFGVLSMDSGLVWLAAFILVDFVYYWDHRCGHEVNAVWGFHSVHHSSSEFNLSVTGRLSFIEAVYRWIFLAPLALMGVPALMIVIIKIWSRIYQVWVHTNLDNDRLEWLSRIFVTPGLHRVHHGSNQQYLDTNYGAIFSIWDQMFGSYKVKDEPIVYGLVKPLESQKVMDINFHVLRELRDDLKKSPSLKASFSYLLSKPGTILVDCEQELDLPEVYESQDVELAEKQA; from the coding sequence ATGGATTTTTTGTTCAATTTGGATTCCCTGAAGGTGTTCGGTCTGTTCTTTCTTCTGGGAAGTCAGATACTCGATGTCTACCTTAGCTTTCGCAGCCATAGGATCAAGATAAGCAGGGGGGAGACTCTTGCGAACTATAAAGTCATGGCTCTGTATCTTGGTGCCAGGTTATTGATTCTTGATGCCTTGGCGTTCTTCATGTGGAGTGGTCTGAATCAATGGAGCCCATTCGGGGTTTTATCAATGGACTCAGGGCTGGTTTGGCTTGCAGCCTTTATTCTTGTCGACTTTGTTTACTACTGGGATCATCGTTGTGGTCACGAAGTAAATGCCGTGTGGGGCTTCCACAGTGTGCATCATAGCTCAAGTGAGTTTAACCTCAGTGTTACAGGTCGCCTGTCATTTATTGAAGCGGTCTATCGTTGGATTTTTCTAGCGCCGCTTGCATTGATGGGGGTTCCAGCTCTTATGATAGTAATTATAAAGATTTGGTCACGAATATATCAGGTTTGGGTCCATACTAATCTAGACAACGATCGCCTTGAATGGCTTTCTAGAATTTTCGTCACTCCAGGTTTGCATCGTGTTCACCATGGTTCGAATCAACAGTACCTGGACACTAACTATGGTGCTATTTTTTCAATTTGGGATCAGATGTTTGGGAGCTACAAAGTTAAAGATGAGCCCATCGTCTATGGATTAGTCAAGCCTTTGGAAAGCCAAAAAGTGATGGATATCAACTTTCATGTGCTGCGAGAGTTGAGGGATGACTTGAAAAAATCACCGTCTTTAAAAGCTAGCTTCAGCTACCTCTTATCAAAACCAGGAACGATACTTGTTGATTGCGAACAAGAACTAGATCTACCCGAAGTATATGAGAGTCAGGACGTAGAGCTCGCGGAAAAACAGGCTTAG
- a CDS encoding bifunctional aconitate hydratase 2/2-methylisocitrate dehydratase has translation MSLYTEYLKEIAERKTQNLQPKPIDSGELLEEIISQIKDANNEHRKDSIKYLVYNTIPGTTAAASVKAKFLKEIILGEAQIPEIDASFAFELLSHMKGGPSIEVLLDLALGDEAYIAKNAADVLKTQVFLYEADTQRLKEAYEAGNQLAKEILESYAQADFFTKLPEVDEEIKVVSFVAAEGDISTDLLSPGNQAHSRSDRELHGKCMISEDAQAKIRQLQEEHPDKRVMLVAEKGTMGVGSSRMSGVNNVALWTGKQASPYVPFINIAPIVGGTNGISPIFLTTVNVTGGIGIDLKNWVKKVGNDGKAVLDENGDPVLEQVYSVETGTVFTINTKTKKLYRGDDELIDISSALTPQKLESIRAGGSYAVVFGKKLQGFAAATLGKELQSVFASSKEISHVGQGLTAVEKIFNRNAMDVTEGKVLHAGSDVRVKVNIVGSQDTTGLMTAQELESMAATVIAPTLDVGYQSGCHTASVWDRKAQQNIPKLMSFMNRFGLITARHPEGKYHPLTDVIHKVLNDLTVDDRAIIIGGDSHTRMSKGVAFGADSGTVALALATGEVSMPIPESVKVTFKGALKDHMDFRDVVHGTQAQMLKEFGENVFQGRIIEVHLETLLADQAFTFTDWTAEMKAKASICISKDEALIESLEIAKSRIQIMIDKGMDNHAEDLRGLIAKADQRIAEIKSGEVPALSPDESANYAAEFVVDLDQIDEPVIADPDVHNEDVSKRYTHDTLRSISYYKGEKTVDLGFIGSCMVHKGDLKILSQMLRNIEKQHGKVEFKAPLVVAPPTYNIVDELKAEGDWDVLQKYSGFEFDDSSPKSSARVEYENMMYLERPGCNLCMGNQEKAAKGDTVMATSTRLFQGRVVEDSAEKKGESLLASTPVVVLSTILGRVPTVDEYKSAVEGIVLTKFAPSAK, from the coding sequence ATGAGCCTTTATACTGAATACCTAAAAGAAATTGCCGAAAGAAAAACTCAAAACTTGCAGCCAAAGCCAATCGATAGCGGTGAACTGCTGGAAGAGATTATCTCTCAGATCAAGGACGCCAACAACGAACACCGTAAGGATTCGATCAAGTATCTAGTTTACAATACGATTCCTGGCACGACTGCAGCCGCGTCGGTAAAGGCGAAGTTTCTTAAGGAAATCATTCTTGGTGAGGCTCAGATTCCTGAAATTGACGCCTCGTTTGCCTTTGAGCTACTTTCCCATATGAAAGGTGGGCCTTCGATCGAGGTTCTCCTCGACCTTGCTCTCGGTGACGAAGCATACATTGCAAAAAACGCGGCTGATGTCTTAAAAACCCAGGTTTTCCTTTACGAGGCCGATACCCAACGACTCAAGGAGGCCTACGAGGCTGGCAATCAATTAGCGAAAGAGATCCTAGAAAGCTATGCCCAGGCCGACTTCTTCACAAAACTTCCAGAAGTTGATGAAGAGATTAAGGTGGTCTCCTTTGTAGCAGCTGAGGGTGATATTTCCACTGACTTGCTATCGCCGGGGAATCAAGCGCACTCACGCTCTGATCGAGAGCTTCATGGTAAGTGCATGATCTCCGAGGACGCCCAGGCCAAGATTCGTCAGTTACAGGAAGAGCACCCTGATAAAAGAGTTATGCTCGTCGCTGAGAAGGGCACGATGGGAGTTGGTTCTTCGCGTATGTCAGGTGTGAACAACGTGGCTCTCTGGACTGGCAAACAGGCTAGCCCGTATGTGCCTTTTATCAATATCGCTCCCATTGTTGGGGGGACCAACGGTATTTCCCCTATATTCTTGACGACGGTCAATGTTACTGGGGGCATTGGTATTGACCTTAAAAACTGGGTGAAAAAAGTAGGTAATGATGGCAAGGCTGTTCTTGACGAAAACGGCGATCCTGTTTTGGAACAAGTGTATTCTGTAGAAACAGGAACTGTATTCACGATCAACACCAAAACCAAAAAGCTCTACAGAGGAGATGACGAGCTAATCGACATTTCCTCAGCGTTAACTCCACAAAAACTAGAATCCATTCGAGCTGGTGGGTCCTACGCGGTGGTTTTTGGTAAGAAGCTACAGGGCTTCGCGGCTGCAACACTAGGCAAGGAGTTGCAATCAGTTTTTGCATCATCGAAAGAAATCTCACATGTTGGTCAAGGGCTAACAGCCGTTGAGAAGATATTCAACCGCAATGCTATGGATGTCACTGAAGGTAAGGTTCTTCATGCCGGATCTGATGTTAGGGTTAAGGTAAATATAGTTGGTTCTCAGGATACCACGGGCTTGATGACAGCCCAGGAACTTGAGTCTATGGCTGCTACCGTCATCGCTCCGACTTTGGACGTTGGTTATCAATCCGGTTGCCACACGGCTTCTGTATGGGATCGTAAGGCTCAGCAAAATATCCCTAAGTTGATGAGTTTCATGAATCGATTTGGTCTCATCACTGCGAGACACCCTGAGGGTAAATATCATCCGCTGACGGATGTTATTCACAAAGTTCTGAACGATCTAACAGTGGACGATCGGGCGATCATCATCGGTGGAGACTCCCATACGCGAATGTCGAAAGGGGTTGCTTTTGGTGCCGACTCGGGCACAGTGGCTCTAGCCTTGGCTACCGGTGAAGTCTCGATGCCGATTCCAGAGTCTGTGAAAGTTACGTTTAAGGGGGCGCTAAAGGATCATATGGACTTTAGGGATGTCGTTCATGGGACTCAGGCACAGATGCTCAAAGAGTTCGGTGAGAATGTCTTCCAAGGCCGGATTATCGAAGTGCATCTTGAAACTCTCCTTGCTGACCAGGCTTTTACCTTTACTGACTGGACTGCGGAGATGAAAGCCAAAGCTTCGATTTGCATCTCGAAAGATGAAGCCCTTATAGAATCACTAGAAATTGCCAAAAGTCGCATTCAGATCATGATCGACAAGGGTATGGATAACCATGCTGAAGATTTAAGAGGTCTTATTGCAAAAGCCGATCAGCGCATTGCCGAAATCAAGTCTGGCGAGGTGCCTGCGCTTTCGCCTGACGAGAGTGCGAATTACGCTGCTGAGTTCGTTGTAGATTTGGATCAGATCGACGAGCCGGTGATTGCAGATCCAGATGTTCATAACGAAGACGTTTCAAAGCGCTACACCCACGATACTTTAAGGTCCATTTCCTACTATAAAGGCGAAAAAACCGTTGATTTAGGCTTTATTGGCTCCTGTATGGTTCACAAAGGCGATTTGAAAATTCTCTCTCAAATGCTTAGGAACATTGAAAAGCAGCATGGCAAAGTAGAGTTCAAGGCTCCACTAGTTGTTGCACCACCGACTTATAATATTGTTGACGAACTAAAGGCTGAAGGGGATTGGGACGTCCTTCAGAAATATTCAGGGTTTGAGTTCGATGATAGCTCTCCAAAAAGCTCTGCTCGGGTTGAGTATGAGAACATGATGTACCTTGAGCGCCCCGGTTGTAATCTCTGCATGGGAAACCAGGAAAAAGCTGCGAAAGGCGATACTGTAATGGCTACCTCAACTCGTTTGTTTCAAGGGCGGGTTGTTGAGGATTCTGCGGAGAAAAAAGGGGAGTCCCTACTGGCGTCCACGCCGGTTGTCGTGCTTTCAACGATTCTTGGTAGAGTGCCGACTGTTGACGAATACAAGTCGGCAGTAGAAGGCATCGTCTTAACAAAGTTTGCTCCATCTGCCAAATAG